One window from the genome of Leuconostoc suionicum encodes:
- a CDS encoding ParA family protein, whose translation MAQIIVLANQKGGVGKTTTSINLGAALAQAGQRVLLVDIDAQGNATSGSGVDKSILEHDSYDVIVEQTPLHEVIVATDNYDLVPATIQLSGAEIELAKQPQREYRLKAALETVRDDYDFILIDNPPALGLMTVNAFTAADAILIPVQTEFYALEGLGQLLNTIELVRQQFNPDLDVAGILLTMYDGRTNLAKQVAQEVRSYFDDKVYDTIIPRSVRLSEAPSYGQAIIDFDPRSVGAQMYNNLAQEVLKQYGK comes from the coding sequence ATGGCGCAAATAATTGTATTAGCTAATCAAAAAGGTGGTGTGGGTAAGACAACGACCAGTATCAACTTGGGCGCAGCATTAGCACAAGCTGGACAACGTGTGTTATTGGTTGATATCGACGCGCAAGGAAATGCAACAAGTGGCTCTGGCGTCGATAAGTCAATATTAGAACATGATAGTTATGATGTAATTGTTGAACAAACACCGCTTCATGAAGTAATCGTAGCAACTGATAATTATGACCTAGTCCCAGCTACCATTCAGTTGTCGGGTGCTGAGATTGAACTCGCTAAGCAACCGCAACGTGAGTACCGTCTGAAAGCTGCACTTGAAACAGTGCGTGATGATTATGACTTCATTTTAATTGATAATCCACCAGCTTTAGGATTAATGACTGTCAATGCATTTACAGCTGCTGATGCCATCCTTATCCCGGTACAGACCGAATTTTATGCTCTAGAAGGTCTAGGACAACTACTAAACACGATTGAACTTGTTCGGCAGCAGTTTAATCCAGATCTTGATGTTGCTGGTATTTTATTAACAATGTATGATGGACGAACAAACCTTGCCAAGCAAGTAGCCCAAGAAGTGCGTAGTTATTTTGATGATAAGGTTTATGATACAATCATCCCACGTTCAGTACGCCTGAGTGAAGCGCCATCTTATGGGCAAGCGATTATTGATTTTGATCCACGGAGCGTGGGTGCACAAATGTACAACAATCTCGCACAGGAGGTTTTGAAACAATATGGTAAGTAA
- a CDS encoding ParB/RepB/Spo0J family partition protein, whose protein sequence is MVSKKGGLGKGMNSLFGANNVSKEAVEHTKVVTKEQEATEQVVKLPLKDVKPNPFQPRHHFDESKLKELSASITENGVLTPIIVRQIDQKFEIIAGERRVRASKLSGLKSISAIVRQVDDDTMAALALIENLQRDDLDAIEEAQAFDALMTRLKMTQAEVAEKVGKDRATVANLLRLLKLPESVQVLIQNGELSMGQARALLGLKKKAQIEKVAETVVFRGLNVRQVENLVRQMNEGVPESNTKEISPFVVALSNQLEEKFGTKVKVNAGRKGNGKIEINYVSNEDLSRILALLDIEVD, encoded by the coding sequence ATGGTAAGTAAAAAAGGTGGGCTTGGCAAAGGAATGAATTCACTTTTTGGCGCAAATAATGTGTCAAAAGAAGCCGTTGAACATACAAAAGTAGTTACAAAAGAACAAGAAGCAACGGAACAAGTCGTTAAGTTACCATTGAAAGATGTCAAACCTAATCCGTTTCAACCGCGGCATCATTTTGATGAAAGCAAGCTAAAGGAATTATCAGCTTCCATCACAGAAAACGGCGTTTTGACACCAATTATTGTGCGTCAAATTGATCAAAAATTTGAAATTATTGCTGGCGAACGTCGTGTTCGTGCTTCAAAATTATCTGGTTTGAAATCAATTTCAGCTATTGTACGCCAAGTCGATGATGACACGATGGCAGCACTAGCGTTGATCGAAAATTTACAGCGTGATGATTTGGACGCTATCGAAGAAGCACAAGCTTTTGACGCACTTATGACACGCTTGAAAATGACACAGGCAGAAGTAGCTGAAAAAGTTGGTAAGGATCGCGCCACTGTCGCTAACTTACTGCGTCTATTGAAATTACCGGAATCAGTGCAAGTACTGATTCAAAATGGTGAGTTATCAATGGGGCAGGCGCGAGCATTGCTAGGGTTAAAAAAGAAGGCGCAAATTGAAAAAGTAGCAGAAACAGTTGTTTTCCGTGGATTGAATGTGCGTCAAGTGGAAAACTTGGTCAGGCAGATGAATGAGGGTGTACCCGAATCCAATACGAAAGAAATTTCACCCTTTGTTGTTGCTCTGTCTAACCAATTAGAAGAAAAGTTTGGGACCAAGGTCAAAGTCAACGCGGGCCGTAAGGGAAATGGTAAAATTGAAATTAATTATGTTTCAAATGAGGACTTAAGTCGCATTTTGGCATTGTTAGATATTGAGGTGGACTAA
- the ychF gene encoding redox-regulated ATPase YchF, whose amino-acid sequence MALTAGIVGLPNVGKSTLFNAITKAGAEMANYPFATIEPNVGMVEVPDNRLARIQEVVPADKIIPTTFEFTDIAGIVKGASQGEGLGNKFLENIRQVNAIVHVVRAFDGDEIIHVNGVVDPLDDIETINTELILADLEAVDKRYSKVARAAKGNDKNAKAEFAVLEKIKPVLEAGKSARTITFTEEEQKIVKGLFLLTTKPILYVANLAEDDMADPMGSKYFNQIKEFAATEGADVIGLSASAEEEIAQLPEEEKSEFLEMAGVEEAGLNKLIRAAYHLLDLRTFFTAGGKETRAWTFTAGSKAPQAAGVIHSDFERGFIRAETIAFSDLDELGSVKAVKEAGKLRSEGKEYVVQDGDIIEFRFNV is encoded by the coding sequence ATGGCACTAACTGCTGGAATCGTCGGCTTACCAAACGTCGGCAAATCAACACTATTTAATGCAATTACTAAAGCTGGTGCTGAAATGGCAAACTATCCGTTTGCCACGATTGAACCAAATGTTGGTATGGTAGAAGTCCCGGATAATCGCTTGGCGCGTATCCAAGAAGTTGTACCTGCTGATAAAATTATTCCAACCACGTTTGAATTTACCGATATCGCTGGTATTGTCAAAGGAGCTTCTCAGGGAGAAGGTTTAGGGAATAAATTTTTAGAAAACATTCGTCAGGTAAATGCTATTGTGCATGTTGTACGAGCTTTTGATGGGGATGAAATTATTCACGTGAATGGTGTAGTTGACCCGTTAGATGACATTGAAACAATCAATACTGAATTAATTTTGGCTGACTTAGAAGCTGTTGACAAGCGTTATTCTAAAGTTGCACGTGCGGCTAAAGGAAATGATAAAAATGCCAAAGCTGAGTTTGCTGTACTAGAAAAAATCAAACCAGTTCTTGAAGCGGGTAAGTCTGCTCGTACCATTACATTTACTGAAGAAGAGCAAAAAATCGTTAAAGGCTTGTTTTTACTGACAACCAAGCCCATTTTATACGTTGCCAATTTGGCTGAAGATGATATGGCAGATCCAATGGGATCAAAGTATTTCAATCAGATTAAAGAGTTTGCTGCCACTGAAGGAGCTGACGTAATTGGCTTGTCTGCTAGCGCAGAAGAAGAAATTGCTCAACTGCCAGAAGAAGAAAAATCTGAATTCTTAGAAATGGCTGGAGTAGAGGAAGCTGGTTTAAATAAGTTAATTCGAGCAGCCTATCACTTATTAGATTTACGAACGTTTTTCACTGCAGGTGGTAAAGAAACTCGGGCATGGACATTCACTGCGGGATCAAAGGCACCCCAAGCTGCTGGCGTGATACACTCTGACTTTGAAAGAGGATTTATCCGTGCAGAAACAATTGCATTCTCGGACCTTGATGAATTGGGATCTGTTAAAGCTGTTAAAGAAGCCG
- the rsmG gene encoding 16S rRNA (guanine(527)-N(7))-methyltransferase RsmG, translating into MTNEDFIEALSSAGITLTTQQLRQFERYYELLVATNEHVNLTAITEKKDVYLKHFYDSLTVAMYEQKLKSSESTLIDIGTGAGFPSLPLKIAFPNLKITMVDALKKRVNFLQEVVDMLDLTGVEIVHGRAEDIGQNPKYRENFDYATARAVARTSVLAEYTLPFVKIGGRFLVMKGSAAHQELLDGQKALAMLGGQVNEEFVFTLPNGDQRYIQIVDKKTKTPKKYPRQAGTPSKKPIS; encoded by the coding sequence TTGACAAACGAAGACTTCATCGAAGCATTAAGTAGTGCTGGTATAACTTTAACAACGCAGCAGCTTCGGCAATTTGAACGTTATTACGAATTGCTGGTCGCAACTAATGAACACGTTAACTTAACGGCTATTACCGAAAAAAAAGATGTGTACTTAAAACATTTTTATGATTCTTTAACTGTAGCAATGTATGAACAAAAGTTAAAAAGTTCTGAAAGCACTTTAATTGATATTGGCACAGGCGCAGGTTTTCCGTCATTACCCTTGAAAATAGCCTTTCCAAACTTAAAAATTACAATGGTTGATGCGCTAAAAAAAAGAGTTAATTTTTTGCAAGAAGTGGTTGATATGCTTGACTTAACCGGCGTAGAAATTGTTCATGGGCGCGCAGAAGATATAGGACAAAATCCAAAGTACCGAGAAAATTTTGATTATGCAACGGCTCGAGCAGTTGCCCGTACTAGTGTTTTGGCTGAGTATACATTACCTTTTGTTAAGATTGGTGGCAGATTCTTAGTCATGAAGGGATCAGCTGCTCATCAAGAGCTCCTCGATGGTCAAAAAGCATTAGCTATGCTGGGCGGTCAGGTTAACGAAGAGTTTGTATTTACACTACCAAATGGTGATCAGCGCTATATACAAATAGTAGATAAAAAAACAAAAACACCTAAAAAATACCCTAGGCAAGCTGGAACACCAAGCAAAAAGCCAATCTCATAA
- a CDS encoding DUF951 domain-containing protein: MAIAPDYKLHDIVEMKKPHACGANSWEITRVGADIKLSCTNCGRGIMMSRFDFNKRIKKILQIANQKEE, from the coding sequence ATGGCAATAGCACCGGACTATAAACTTCATGATATTGTTGAGATGAAAAAGCCGCATGCTTGTGGGGCTAATTCTTGGGAAATTACACGTGTTGGTGCTGATATTAAGTTGTCATGTACGAATTGCGGTAGAGGCATTATGATGTCGCGCTTTGATTTTAACAAACGAATAAAAAAGATTTTACAAATAGCAAATCAGAAAGAAGAATAA